In Ignavibacteria bacterium, the genomic window GGCCCGCCTGAAACTCTTGCAGTAAATGGCTCACCACATTGGAAAATTAGATTCACACCGAATGAAACCGGACCATGGACATACACGATTTCTTGTACTGACGTTTCCGGCAGCACGGTTACTCAGCAGAAAAATTTTTTATGCCTTGCATCAGATAAGAAAGGCTTTATCCGGCTTGGCAGCAATAAATATTTTAAATTTGAAAATGGCGAAAATTTCTTTGCGGTTGGATTGAATCTCGGCTGGTACGAGTATCCTGAAAAAACATTTTCATATCAAAGATGGTTAGATTCGCTTTCCAACAATGGTGCAAATTTCATCCGAGTTTGGATGAGTGAAAATGCTTTTGCTTTAGAATGGAAAAATACAGGACTTGGGAATTATTCTAACCGTCAAGACCGGGCGTTTCAACTTGATTGGCTCCTCGATTATGCAGAGCAAAAAAATATTTATGTGCAGCTATGTTTAATCCCACATGGACAGTTTTCCTCAACAATTAATCCTGAATGGAATGATAATCCATATAACACTATTAATGGAGGCCCATGCAGTAAACCTTGGGAGTTCTTTTCCAATTCATCGGCGAAAGATTTTTTTAAAAGAAGAGTTCGATATATAAATGCACGATGGGGATATTCGCCAAATCTTGTTTCTTGGGAATTATTTAATGAAGTTGATCACACCGATAGCTTCGATGTTTATCGTTCACAGATTTCAAGCTGGCATCTTGAAATGGCTCAATTTTTTAAATTAATTGATCCATATAAAAAGTTATTAACAACAAGCTATGCAAATGAGTTTTTAGATTCGAATATATGGAGTTCACCTCTTTTTGATTACACTCAAATTCATCATTACAATACGACAACTGATATGCAGTCAGCACAAGTCGATTTGACTGCACTGTATCTGAGCGATTTCGGTAAACCAGTCTCAATTGGGGAGTACGATTTTTTGGAGCTTGGACCTTGGGCGGTAGTTAATGATCCTAATGGAATAAACTTTCACAATTCTCTTTGGGCATCAGTGATGTCGGGTGCGTTTGGAACTGCGTCGACTTGGTCATGGGAAAATTATATTGATCCGAAAGGACTGTTTCACCATTTCAAACCAGTTTCTGAATTCTTAAGGGGTACAAATTTTCTAGCAGAGAATTTTGTTCCAGTAAAACCATTAACATTCGCGAGCACCAAATCCGATTTTCAAATTGCTCCTGCTTATCCAAAATGGGGAAAAGGTCCTGAGAATAATTTTGACATCAACTCTGACGGGAATATTAATCCGACTGCGATTAATCTAAGTAAGTTTTTATATGGAAACGTCTATAATACACAATATCGAAATCCACCAACATTTCATGTAACCTATTCTCAGCCAGGAGAATTTAAAGTGATTATCGGAAATGCAATCGGGATTTCACCGCGAATTCAAATCTGGTTAGATGGAGTGAAGAAAATCGATCAGATTGCGAGTGTAAATGTAACTTATTCGATAAGTGTTCCGGCTGGAAGTCATCAAATATTAGTTGATAATCAAGGTGTAGATTGGATGAGAATTGCTGAATATGTTTTTACGAATTTCGTCGGTGGAATTCGTTCATACGCATTGAAGGGAAATACTGAAATCATCGGTTGGATTCACAATAGAAATTATAATTGGCGGCATTTACGAGATCTTCCAACTCCTCCGGCAATAATTTTTAACGGGCAAATTAAAATTCCCAATTTGATAACTCCAGGATTTTACCAAATTGATTGGTGGGATTGTCATTCTGGAATTATCTTAAAAACAGACACACTTTCTTCGATCCCGGATACATTGAATATCAGTGTTCCGTCGATATTTTGGGACTTAGCTTTTAAAGCAAAATGTATAAAACCAACATCAGTGAAAAATGAATCCGAATCGATTTCCGATTTTAAACTTTACCAAAACTATCCGAATCCATTCAATCCGGAGACGGTTATTCGTTATCAGTTAATGGTTAATGGTCATGTTTCATTAAAGGTTTATGATATTCTTGGTAGAGAAGTGGCAACACTTGTTGATGAAATTAAAGAAGCCGGGAGCTACAATTCTCAATTCTCAATCATGCCTGGTGACAGACAAGTTCTCAATCAGGCCTGGCGGCAGACTAGTTCTCAATTCTCAAGTGGAGTTTATTTCTATCAATTACGAGCAGGCTCATATGTCGAGACGAAGAAGATGATTGTGCTAAAGTAATTCAATTTTGTAATATTTCCTTTTGCGATAGAAGAAAAATATTACTATCATAAACTCAAAAATTCTATTAGAAAAGGGGAGAAGTATGAAAATCACGATAAGAAGCATAATCTCACTTTGTGCAATTTTAATTTTCACTGAAATTATTGCTGCACATTCATTTTCATCACAGGGCATTGAGCTGATTCATCAAAAGTATAAATCGGGAGAAATTTCTTTCCGTGATTATTTGATGAATAAAATTTTCTTTGTATTCGATAAAGACAAATTGGATTCTCAATTCAAATTTGCAAATGATTATCCTGCGAAGTGTGCAACTGAGATGATAATTGAATTTAATCAGAACAAAGAAAAACTTTCTTTATCAGATATTGCATTAATCGAAAAATATCTCTTCCCGAAAGAACCGCTGACTCCATTAGCAATTTATGATTCTCCTGGCGGGAAATTTCGACTCACTTATGAAACTACCGGAACGAATGGAGTTCCGGCTGCAGATGGAAATTCGAACGGTATTCCGGATTATGTTGAATGGATCGCTTCATATTTTGATTATTCTTGGGCACATCAAATCGATACGATGGGATATTTAGCTCCGCCAATCGGTACAGGCAAGTATGCCATCTCATTCGAATCAATGGGGGCTTATGGTTATACGGAAGTTGTGTCCGGGCAATTAACGAGAATTGTAATGCATAATAACTTTCTTGGTTTCCCCCCAAATACCGATCCGGAAGGTCAGCAAAAAGGTGCTGCAAAGGTTACTGCTGCCCATGAATTTAAACATGCACATCAAATCATGTATGCAAATTGGAGTGATCCACCATGGTTTATTGAGCTTGATGCAACCTGGATGGAAGACATTGCCTACGATGCAACAAATGATTACTACAATTATATAACAAGCTCAGGTTCACCATTCACTTCACCAGGTGCTTCACTCGATGCTGGGCAGGGTTATGAGGATTGCAATTGGATGCTCTACTTGTGTGAAAAAAATAACAATCTTTTGAATCGAAGAATTTGGCTGCGGCGCCAAACTAATCCCGGTGAAAATATGTTCACAACATTTAATACAGTTCTCTCATCATTCTACAGCACGACATTCAACGATGCATTTCGTGAATATATTGTCTGGAATTTTTTAACGAACTCCAGAGCGACCACAACTCATCCAGTTTATGGTGAAGCAACTGCCTATCCACTAGCTTCACTCTGCAGAACCGTAACAACTTATCCGCATAATTCAACAAATTGTACAATAACGAAATATTCTGCGAACTTCATTCGGTTAAATCCAGTAGCCAACTCTAACAGTCTGTACATATCTTTCAATGGAGCAAACTCGCCGCACGTTTTCAAAGTTTCGGTTGTAACTCGCACAAATGCCGGGCAAGTGCAATCAGCGGAAATTTCCCTTAATGCGGATAATGATGGGAATTATTTAATTCCAATTGCCAATAATAATCTTGATTATGCAGGACTTTGTATCGCTGTCGTCTCAAGCAGTACCGGCCCTACATTTTCATATTCTGTAGCGGAACAAACCGGTTCATCGGCTTCGATCAATATTCTTTCTGGTTGGAACTTGATGAGTGTTCCAGTTGCAGCTGCAAACATGGAATTTACAAGTCTATTTTCAGAAGCAACCTCGAATGCTTACTATTATGATGTCGGATATACAATCGGAACTACAGCCGTGCTCGGAAAAGGATTTTGGTTGAAGTTCCCATCTGCACAAACTAAGAGTATTTTTGGTACACCTCAATCTTCAATTACTGTGAATGTGACATCAGGTTGGAATATTGTTGGACCTTTGCATGTCGATATTCCTGCAGCAAATGTTACTACAAATCCTTCTGGAATTATTACTTCTCCCTTCTATGGTTACAACAGTGGTTATCAAACTGCGACTACTCTTGAAAAAGGAAAGAGCTACTGGGTGAAAGTTAGTGCCACTGGAACAATGACAATGCCAACGACACTCTCAAAAGAAATCCAATCTACGAATCAAGAATTGCCTAGTCTTAATGAATTGACAAAATTGATTTTCACAAATGCTGCTGGTGAAGTTCGAGTACTTTACATTTCGCATGATAAAATGAGAACAAGTTTAGAATTACCGCCAATCCCCCCCGCCGGAGTTTTCGATGTTCGCTTCGATAATAATTCGTTTATTAGTGATTTGAGCAGCATTAAAGGAATAATTAATCTGAACAGTATGAATTATCCTATAACACTCAAAATTGAGAACAGCAATTCAGAATTTGTAATTACTGATCTCGTTGATGGAAAAATAGTTAATTCTAAACTTACTGCTGGTGAACAAATAACAATTTCAAATTCTGCAATTAATAAATTGAGAATTACTCAGAATTTTATCCCAAGCGAATTCGCTTTATTCCAAAACTATCCGAATCCGTTTAATCCGAGTACAGTGATCAGCTATCAACTTTCAGCAGTCAGCCATGTTACTCTCAAAGTTTATGATATGCTCGGACGAGAGATAGCAGTACTTGTTAACGAAATTCAAGAGCTTGGAAAATATAATTCTCAATTCTCAATCATCCCAAGCGACAGACAAGTTCTAAATTCTCCATTGACAAGCGGTATATATATTTATCAACTAAAAGCTGGAGAATTTTCAGCATCGAAGAAATTAGTATTAATGAAATAATTTTGTTAAAGTGAAGAAATTCCGCCTTTTTTTGTTTTAAGAATTGAATAATTTTGAAGCGAGGTAAAGGAAAAAGTTTTAATAAAATAATAATAACATCCGAAGGTGTAAATTATGTTCAAGTGCATAACAACTCTTCTGATTTTTCTTGTTTTGTTCTCTATTAATATTTCACTCTGTCAAACTGGCAGCTGGGATCCAGCTGGTGCTGCTCTTTCATATCCTAGGACTCTTCTTAAATCTTCAGAGATTTCAAATGTCCGCACTTCATTAACAACTCCACATATCCAATATCTATTCGAAAGAGTTTATAATTCTGCTGTTTCGGAAATTCCTCTTGGGAATTCAACAACAAGTGACCGCATGGAACGTGGACATATTGCTAAAAATGCTGCATTTGTTGTATTGATGGAGAAAAAAGATTCAAGCGGGAATATTGTTGATCTTCCGCCAAGTGAAAGAAACAATTTGATCACGAAGACGATATCAATACTCGACAATATCAATACTAATGTTGAAGCGTTTGGACTTTCAAGCGGATATGAGCAATGGCAGTGGCGGACAAAAGAGATGATCGATTTTTTCTCGGCATATGATCTCTTACGAGGTGCTGGTGTAGCTGATTTGTTATTAACAATAGCAAAAAGCAAACTGCAAACCTTTGCTGGAAATCTTTATAAAGAAGCTGCTGTTAAACAGGTTTTTGGATTTACATTTTTCGGTTATGTGAAAAACAATCATGCACTTATGGCGGCGGCTGCACTCGGATTTGCTGCTGTAGTTTTGAATCATGCGACAAGTGAAGATGCTAATTTTCAGCCTGTTAATTGGATCAATGCTTCAATCTGGAATATGGATAATGTACTTTGGAAAGATGTAGAAAGGGTATCAGAGCCCGCCGTCGTAGCTGGTTATTCCGAAGGTCCGCATTATTTTAGATACGCTTTTTTGAATTGTCTGCCGTTTATTCGAGCGCTTGGAAATTTTCTTCCGGATAATTCATATTCATTTTCATATTTGGGAAATTCAAGTACAGTCCGTAATCCATTCTTCGATCCAAATTACGATCTGCTTTACGATTGGATAGTAAAAATTAAAATGCCCGATGGAAGATATCCCGCGCTTGATGATACTTTTATAAATGAATCGATGCCGGAATTAGCAATAACTGGTAAATCGAAATATCACTGGCCTCTTTATATCGGAAATATTTCTGCAAGCAATTCGCTATCCGGTCAGCTCCGTTCATCGAGTACAGATATGAGGGCAAATTACATTGCGGCAAATTTACCATTCACACAAACGAACGAAAAACTTTTTCAAGCATTGCCAGATGCTGGAAGCTTAGTGTTCAGATCATCGTGGGATTCTTCAGCAACTTACATGCACATCTTAGCAGAAAATGGAAATGCTAAAAGCACAGGCGGACATAATCATGCCGATGTAACGAGTTTCATAATTTATGCTCATGAACAGTTATTAGCGCTTGATCCGGGTTATGTAAAATATAATCGTAGAGAAGAAGTTGGGAATGCAACAAATCACAATATGATACTTGTCGATGGTGCAGGTCCTCCGATTGGCGTACCCGGAAATCCAAATGATGCCGATGGTTTCATCGAAAATACGTTTGATACAAAAATGCTCGATTACGGAGAAGCGCGAACCAATTATCTAGAAACCGATATTCTCCGCAAAGCTCTTTTTGTGAGAGATAAATATTTTATTATTTGTGATTTTCTAAAATCTTCAGCATCCCATAATTTTACCTGGCAGCTTCATGGATACGGATTAGAAGGCGGCACAACCGAAGGTGTATTCGTTTCTGATTTTATTAATCACCAGGGAAGATGGACCAAAAATGATGCAACTCTTTTGGCTCATGTAACAGCAAATGGAGGTGCAAGCAGTTATTCAACTTTAATGAATAAACATGAGTTTAATTATGATTCTACGGAAAATCATACAACAATGCTGGTTCATAAAAATAGTGTTAACAACACACATTTTCTTTCGACATTATTTCCATATAAGGGATCAGGACCAAGTATTTCTACTTTATCACATCCGAATTTTTCTATCTTAAAAACTGTAGACGGAAATTTTATCGACTTAGCAGCAGCAAAACAAGACACATCAGAAAGAACCATAACAGCTTCGACTTCTGGTTTGAGTAAAGATTTGAAAACGAACGCAATCTTATTTCATTTCTCATTCGATAATACTAATACGGTTCGACAAATCTTTGTTGATAGCGGTTCGGTTTTCAGATTTGGAACAGACGATTTATTCCGTTCAAATAAAAAAATTGATTTCACTTTTCAGAAAATCGATTCTGCCAATCATTCAGGATATTCAAGTGCAGCATCGATAGTGGAATTATTACTTGAACACTCACCAGTTGGATTCGTCGGAGATCATATTGTATCCTACTCGTACAATTTCACAGAAAAAAAATTAACAATCGAATTTTCTGCTGCATCTAATTTTTCGCTGAACACTTACGGTCCAGTTGGAGTTAAAGATGAACAGAATCAGCCGGCTAAATTCATTCTATATCAGAACTATCCGAATCCGTTTAATCCGAGTACAGTTATCAGCTATCAGCTTTCAGCTGTCAGTCATGTTACGCTCAAAGTCTATGATTTACTAGGAAGGGAAGTTACAGTTCTTGTTGATGAAATTAAAGATGCGGGATTTTATCATTTTCCATTTTCCATCCGTCAGCTGACGGATCATTTTCCATTGCCCAGTGGTATTTACTTTTATCAACTTCGAACCGGTTCTCGTGTAGAAACGAAGAAAATGATGCTGCTAAGATAATTGCTTTGATAAAGTAAATTTCTTTTTTTAATATCGCAAAGTTATTGAACGGTTATCGAAGGGTAACCGTTTTTATTTATGAATCTTAAGGAAGATTATGAAGAAAATATTGTTCAACTATTTCAACTTTTTATTTTTAACTGCATTTCTCGTGAACTTTACGTTTGAAGCAAGTGCTGAGGAATTATCAAAAGGATTGAATTCAATCCAGCAAGATTTTATTTCAGGCAAACTCACTCTTGAACAAGCATTGCTTCAAAAGTTTTATTATGGATTTGATAAATCGAAACTTGATACAAGGTATAATTTCGAAAATGATAATCCTGGTAAATGCGGAACAGAGTTTATTCAGCAATTTTATCAAAATAAAGAATATCTCTCCAAGGGAAGTGTTGATTTAATCGAGTCATATATAGAGAGGCCATTTTTACAGACAAAAATACTTGCAACCTACTTTTCTCCATCTGGAAAATTTGAGCTGACATATTCAACAAGCGGCGCTCATGCTGTCCCTTCCGCAGATGGGAATACTAACGGAGTCCCGGATTTTGTCGAGTGGATTGCGGATTATTTTGACTACTCATGGAAATATTCGATTGATACGCTTGGATTTTTGGCACCACCAATTGGTGCTGGGAAGTATCAAATAGGATTTGAGAATATGGACTACTACGGCTACTGCATGCCAATTGGTGGGAAAGCAACTAGAATAGTAATGCATAATACTTTTCTTACTTTTCCTTCGAATACTGACCCTGAAGGGAATCAAAAAGGTGCAGCAAAAGCAACAGCAATTCATGAATTTAAACACGCTCTGCAAATTGTTTATAACAACTGGAATGAGCCCGGCTGGTTCATCGAAATGGATGCAACCTGGATGGAAGATATCGGATACGATCAGGTGAACGATTATTACAATTATCTCGGGAGCTCGCATCTTCTTACTCCAGGAAGAGCATTCAATAATGGTTCCGGCTATGAAGATTGTCTATGGCTGCATTACATTTCACAAAAGCATGGAGTTGAGTCGAATAAAAATATCTGGAATCGAAGAATTACAAATCCTTCTGAAAATATTTATTCAACTTTTGATGAAATACT contains:
- a CDS encoding DUF5060 domain-containing protein, producing the protein MIHKSVKHRFTAMLILIFLTLCSSVSSNPIINSVLSNSDSVLLYKKFELTIDLTASFSNPYNPTELNLRADFVSPSGKTYTALGFYYQDFFRTGPPETLAVNGSPHWKIRFTPNETGPWTYTISCTDVSGSTVTQQKNFLCLASDKKGFIRLGSNKYFKFENGENFFAVGLNLGWYEYPEKTFSYQRWLDSLSNNGANFIRVWMSENAFALEWKNTGLGNYSNRQDRAFQLDWLLDYAEQKNIYVQLCLIPHGQFSSTINPEWNDNPYNTINGGPCSKPWEFFSNSSAKDFFKRRVRYINARWGYSPNLVSWELFNEVDHTDSFDVYRSQISSWHLEMAQFFKLIDPYKKLLTTSYANEFLDSNIWSSPLFDYTQIHHYNTTTDMQSAQVDLTALYLSDFGKPVSIGEYDFLELGPWAVVNDPNGINFHNSLWASVMSGAFGTASTWSWENYIDPKGLFHHFKPVSEFLRGTNFLAENFVPVKPLTFASTKSDFQIAPAYPKWGKGPENNFDINSDGNINPTAINLSKFLYGNVYNTQYRNPPTFHVTYSQPGEFKVIIGNAIGISPRIQIWLDGVKKIDQIASVNVTYSISVPAGSHQILVDNQGVDWMRIAEYVFTNFVGGIRSYALKGNTEIIGWIHNRNYNWRHLRDLPTPPAIIFNGQIKIPNLITPGFYQIDWWDCHSGIILKTDTLSSIPDTLNISVPSIFWDLAFKAKCIKPTSVKNESESISDFKLYQNYPNPFNPETVIRYQLMVNGHVSLKVYDILGREVATLVDEIKEAGSYNSQFSIMPGDRQVLNQAWRQTSSQFSSGVYFYQLRAGSYVETKKMIVLK
- a CDS encoding T9SS type A sorting domain-containing protein; this encodes MKITIRSIISLCAILIFTEIIAAHSFSSQGIELIHQKYKSGEISFRDYLMNKIFFVFDKDKLDSQFKFANDYPAKCATEMIIEFNQNKEKLSLSDIALIEKYLFPKEPLTPLAIYDSPGGKFRLTYETTGTNGVPAADGNSNGIPDYVEWIASYFDYSWAHQIDTMGYLAPPIGTGKYAISFESMGAYGYTEVVSGQLTRIVMHNNFLGFPPNTDPEGQQKGAAKVTAAHEFKHAHQIMYANWSDPPWFIELDATWMEDIAYDATNDYYNYITSSGSPFTSPGASLDAGQGYEDCNWMLYLCEKNNNLLNRRIWLRRQTNPGENMFTTFNTVLSSFYSTTFNDAFREYIVWNFLTNSRATTTHPVYGEATAYPLASLCRTVTTYPHNSTNCTITKYSANFIRLNPVANSNSLYISFNGANSPHVFKVSVVTRTNAGQVQSAEISLNADNDGNYLIPIANNNLDYAGLCIAVVSSSTGPTFSYSVAEQTGSSASINILSGWNLMSVPVAAANMEFTSLFSEATSNAYYYDVGYTIGTTAVLGKGFWLKFPSAQTKSIFGTPQSSITVNVTSGWNIVGPLHVDIPAANVTTNPSGIITSPFYGYNSGYQTATTLEKGKSYWVKVSATGTMTMPTTLSKEIQSTNQELPSLNELTKLIFTNAAGEVRVLYISHDKMRTSLELPPIPPAGVFDVRFDNNSFISDLSSIKGIINLNSMNYPITLKIENSNSEFVITDLVDGKIVNSKLTAGEQITISNSAINKLRITQNFIPSEFALFQNYPNPFNPSTVISYQLSAVSHVTLKVYDMLGREIAVLVNEIQELGKYNSQFSIIPSDRQVLNSPLTSGIYIYQLKAGEFSASKKLVLMK
- a CDS encoding T9SS type A sorting domain-containing protein; its protein translation is MFKCITTLLIFLVLFSINISLCQTGSWDPAGAALSYPRTLLKSSEISNVRTSLTTPHIQYLFERVYNSAVSEIPLGNSTTSDRMERGHIAKNAAFVVLMEKKDSSGNIVDLPPSERNNLITKTISILDNINTNVEAFGLSSGYEQWQWRTKEMIDFFSAYDLLRGAGVADLLLTIAKSKLQTFAGNLYKEAAVKQVFGFTFFGYVKNNHALMAAAALGFAAVVLNHATSEDANFQPVNWINASIWNMDNVLWKDVERVSEPAVVAGYSEGPHYFRYAFLNCLPFIRALGNFLPDNSYSFSYLGNSSTVRNPFFDPNYDLLYDWIVKIKMPDGRYPALDDTFINESMPELAITGKSKYHWPLYIGNISASNSLSGQLRSSSTDMRANYIAANLPFTQTNEKLFQALPDAGSLVFRSSWDSSATYMHILAENGNAKSTGGHNHADVTSFIIYAHEQLLALDPGYVKYNRREEVGNATNHNMILVDGAGPPIGVPGNPNDADGFIENTFDTKMLDYGEARTNYLETDILRKALFVRDKYFIICDFLKSSASHNFTWQLHGYGLEGGTTEGVFVSDFINHQGRWTKNDATLLAHVTANGGASSYSTLMNKHEFNYDSTENHTTMLVHKNSVNNTHFLSTLFPYKGSGPSISTLSHPNFSILKTVDGNFIDLAAAKQDTSERTITASTSGLSKDLKTNAILFHFSFDNTNTVRQIFVDSGSVFRFGTDDLFRSNKKIDFTFQKIDSANHSGYSSAASIVELLLEHSPVGFVGDHIVSYSYNFTEKKLTIEFSAASNFSLNTYGPVGVKDEQNQPAKFILYQNYPNPFNPSTVISYQLSAVSHVTLKVYDLLGREVTVLVDEIKDAGFYHFPFSIRQLTDHFPLPSGIYFYQLRTGSRVETKKMMLLR